Within the Candidatus Poribacteria bacterium genome, the region TTATCAGTTGGCAAGACCTGCGGAGGTATCACTACACATCTATACCGTAGACGGTAGATTGATTCGGACTTTAGCGTTGGGGCATCAGCTAGAGGGGATCTACCAGAGCAAAGACCGAGCAGTGTTTTGGGACGGTAGAAATGAGGTAGGTGAACCCGTAGCGAGTGGGGCGTATTTCTATACATTCACCGCTGGCGATTTCACTGCTACGAGGAAGATGCTCATTTTGAAATAGTTAATAATAAAATCTTATCCTTCAGGTGGCGGAATGGATATCCCTATACACTATCCTGCCGTAAAGGTGTATAATTCCGATAAAAGCATTGACAGGCAGAGAAGCCGAAGGATACGTTTTCTCCAAATCGTTACTTTCAACTATGATTGTAGGTCGATTCATTTTCCGACTACATCCATATTTCCTCGCCACAACCCTTGCATCTCCTTACATGTTTCCAAAAGCACTTCTAACGTTCCTTCCGCTTCTATTTTTCCATCCTTGAGGACGACAATATTATCGGCGTGTTGTAAGGCAATAGGGCGATGTGATACTACAAGGTACGTGCTTGTGAGTAAACTATTTGCAGTTGTCTCGCGTTGTTCAAATACTCGGCTCCATAACTTTTGCTCTGTTTCCACATCAAGTGCACTGGAAAGATCATCAAACACCAATAGTTCAGGCTCACGCACCAACATCCGCGCCGCTGCTGTTCGTTGTCGTTGTCCACCGGAGAGTCTAACACCTCTGGGACCAATCACCGTATCCAGTCCACTTTTAAATGTTTTCAGATCGTCCTCCATGACTGCTGCCCAGATCGCTGCAGGAAGATCGACGTTATCTTCTGGTAGTCCCAGCAGGATATTCTCTCGAAGGGCATCGCTGAAAAGTCGTGGGACTTGAGGCGTGTATGCACAGCGTGGTGGCACGAGGAACGATGTCGCATCCATGATGGGTTTACCATTCCAGTAAACAGTTCCGGTGTATCGAGGTAGATGCCCTAATAGGACCTCCAAAAGCGTCGTTTTACCCGAACCGACGCGTCCGGTGATGACAGTAACGGTACCGGCATCCAAGCTGAGGTTGATATTTTCAATCCCGCGTCCCGTATCCCGGTAGCGATAGGTTAACTCTTCGACTTCAAGGCGGCTTAGATGATGACTTCTGTTTTTGACGATGAAGGGAACGCTCGGAAAAGGACCGCGTAGGTATACCGGTCCAAGCCTGAGTAGTTTCTCTTGTTTACCATCGGCTGTCAGTTCAGAGAGCCGTTTCAGAGAAACATCAGCCTGCTTGAATGCTGCTAATAAACGCCCAAGCCAATTGGCAAACCCCAATACCGAAACCTGCCCGAGCGCGATGTAATTAACGAACAGTGCGAAATCACCTACGGTAAAAACACCGCCTCTCATCATCTCGCCAGCCAATATCAAAATCACGCCCATCGCAAGGTTGATTGTTGTTGAATTCATCGAAGCCAACAATTGGTTGAAAAGGTTCTCTTTGATAACAGCCTTGCGTCTTGTTTCGCTGAGACCATCAAAATGATGAACGGCATTCGACTCGGTGGTTGCCACCTTGATCACCTGTGCTGCCCCGAAAAGTTCGCCGAGAAAGCCAGAGACACGACCTGTGGCTTCTCGGTTTACACGTCGATAAGTTTGAATGCGCTGACCCAACCCGTTTGTCAGGGCTACAATTGCTATCATCGGTAGAAAGGCGACAACCAACGCAATAAGAGCAGATAGCGCGTGCCCGCTCAATTCAATAACGATTGTGATCGGGGCAACCGCCCCTTGGGTATCATCATCAAAGCGGTTGATGATCTCGCCGGGGTTTTGGACAGAATGAATATCTGCGTCTTGCAGGAGGGATTTGAACAAGTTCCTGCGAATCAGTGTTTGAAGTTTTCCTTCAAAGTAGGCATAGGTTGCAGCATAGCTCTGCTCAAACATTTGGATAGTCAACCGCGTGCCTAAGAAAAGGATCACCAAGGTCCAGAGATCAAAAGCGACCGGTGTTTCACCTGTCAAGGCGTTAAAGAACTCGCGTATGATTAACCCAATGAGAAGCGGTAGACCATAATAAGCCAAGGAAAAAATGAAACTAAGACCATACAACATCGGGCTAAAACGTATCAGCCGCCAGAAATAGTGTCGTTTCTTTTCTGTGTTGAGAGGTAGTGTCTTCATGCCAGAAACTCCTCTAACCCTGTTCGTAAGAGACCGAAAAGGATGGAATTGCGGTTCGCTACTAAATTTTCATATTCCCCATATTCTCTGATTCGACCTTCTTCGAGAATCATTATTTCGTCTGCCCGCTGCACAGTCGAAAGGCGATGTGCGATTATAATCGCAGTCCGATTTCTCAGAAGTGTGTCTATTGCTCGCTCAAGGTGTCTTTCAGTCGCAGGATCGAGACGGGAGGAGGCTTCGTCCAAGATTATCAATCCGGGATCTCTGAGAAAAACTCGCGTAAACGCCAACAGCTGCGCTTCGCCAGCAGAAAGCCCACCGCCACCTGAAGGAAGTTCCGTATCAAGTCCGTCAGGCAGCGTATCGTACCAATCACGCAATCCCAGGGCCCGGAGTCCCGCAAGGACTCGATCGTCTTCAATTGTTCGATCAAACAAGGTTAAGTTATCTCGAACAGATGCCTGAAAGAGTTGTACTTCTTGTGTGACGATGCCGATGTGCCGTCGCAGGTCAGACAGTTGTAGGTTCCTTATGTCTGTATCGCCTAAGTAAATCATGCCATCACTGGTATCGTAGAGACGAAATAGAAGACGAGAAAGCGTGGTTTTCCCGCTTCCGGTGCGTCCGAGCAGACCGAGCACTTTACCAGGCCTGAGATGGAATGACAGGTGCTTGAGAATGGGTTGCTCCGGCTGGTAAGAAAAGGAAATATCTTCGCACTCAACTGACAATGCACCCGAAGGCAGAACCGCTCCTGGACCGTCTTGGATTTTGGGTTTGGTTAGCATAAGTTCCCGAACACGCCTGATGCTAACCTTAACCATTTGGAAGTCCTCTATCTGGCGTTGAATCCTGTTCAGGGGTGCATGCAGCATCTGGAGATAATGGAGAACGAGATAGACTGTCCCGATAGTAATAGCATCGGCTTGGAATAGGTACGCACTAAGCCCCATCACAGTCGCGAAACCGACAGCGAATACAATGTTCGATATAGTCCACCCGACATCGGTGATAACGTCGGCTTTGAACTTTGATAGGACTGCTCGTCTCGTGACCTCATGAAAACGACGCATCACATAAGCGATTGCGCCATTCGCCCGAATGTCTCGGAGTCCAGAAAGACGTTCCTCAAGAAAACTCGACAGATCGGCACTCGTCTGTCTCTCAACGTCCCAGTAAGGCTCAGCGATGAGCTGAGAACGAATATGAACCATCAAATAGACCGTCACAAGGACGCCGAGGATCGCACTCAGTCGCCAGTCTTCGTAAAAGAGGACAATCAATGTGCCGACTGACAACAGAATGCCGCCTAATATTTCCATCACAAATTGCGAGAAAAAGTTGGCAAGTCTATCCACATCGCCGTCAACGCGTTCAATCAATTCGCCGGGTGTGTGGGTGCTATGGAAGGAAATATCCAATCCCAAGATATGAAGGGTCAAATTGCTGACGTATACTGAAATGGCTGATACAACTTGATGAACCAATCCCACACCAATGAACAGCAGACCCGCTTGAATCAATTTCTGTAGTGCCTCGGTGGATCTCGCAGTATCAATGAAATGACGCACAATTAGCGGGTTGATGAGTTGTAAGCCGATACTGCCAAACAAGAGCAGTACCATCAGCAAAACCCTTGGCCACTGTGGTTTGAGGTAGTCAATAAGCAAACCCCAATATCGACTGTGTCGTATTTTCATATACTATATCTAATGAAGCCGTAACCTGTCCTAAAGGATAAATTTCTTTCAACTCAATTCGAGCGAAATTACGAAGACAGAGCAATAATGTTTGCGCGAACGAAGGTTGGTTTTATTTAACGGAATTACATTTAATTATTCCATTCCAATGTGCTATTTTTAAGCAACTAATGACACACTCTTTTGGATGCACTTTTGGAACTTTTTAAACGATCATGGAAGTTAATCGTGGAAACGCGGTTGTAAAGTTTCCCAGTGTCCTAAGTTGTGCTTTACTTCAGTCATTCTCTAACTTCCTTTTATACCATAAACAGAATTCAAATTCGGTGTATAGATACTATTATGCCAATCTTCACATAAACCCA harbors:
- a CDS encoding ABC transporter ATP-binding protein; amino-acid sequence: MKTLPLNTEKKRHYFWRLIRFSPMLYGLSFIFSLAYYGLPLLIGLIIREFFNALTGETPVAFDLWTLVILFLGTRLTIQMFEQSYAATYAYFEGKLQTLIRRNLFKSLLQDADIHSVQNPGEIINRFDDDTQGAVAPITIVIELSGHALSALIALVVAFLPMIAIVALTNGLGQRIQTYRRVNREATGRVSGFLGELFGAAQVIKVATTESNAVHHFDGLSETRRKAVIKENLFNQLLASMNSTTINLAMGVILILAGEMMRGGVFTVGDFALFVNYIALGQVSVLGFANWLGRLLAAFKQADVSLKRLSELTADGKQEKLLRLGPVYLRGPFPSVPFIVKNRSHHLSRLEVEELTYRYRDTGRGIENINLSLDAGTVTVITGRVGSGKTTLLEVLLGHLPRYTGTVYWNGKPIMDATSFLVPPRCAYTPQVPRLFSDALRENILLGLPEDNVDLPAAIWAAVMEDDLKTFKSGLDTVIGPRGVRLSGGQRQRTAAARMLVREPELLVFDDLSSALDVETEQKLWSRVFEQRETTANSLLTSTYLVVSHRPIALQHADNIVVLKDGKIEAEGTLEVLLETCKEMQGLWRGNMDVVGK
- a CDS encoding ABC transporter ATP-binding protein; the encoded protein is MKIRHSRYWGLLIDYLKPQWPRVLLMVLLLFGSIGLQLINPLIVRHFIDTARSTEALQKLIQAGLLFIGVGLVHQVVSAISVYVSNLTLHILGLDISFHSTHTPGELIERVDGDVDRLANFFSQFVMEILGGILLSVGTLIVLFYEDWRLSAILGVLVTVYLMVHIRSQLIAEPYWDVERQTSADLSSFLEERLSGLRDIRANGAIAYVMRRFHEVTRRAVLSKFKADVITDVGWTISNIVFAVGFATVMGLSAYLFQADAITIGTVYLVLHYLQMLHAPLNRIQRQIEDFQMVKVSIRRVRELMLTKPKIQDGPGAVLPSGALSVECEDISFSYQPEQPILKHLSFHLRPGKVLGLLGRTGSGKTTLSRLLFRLYDTSDGMIYLGDTDIRNLQLSDLRRHIGIVTQEVQLFQASVRDNLTLFDRTIEDDRVLAGLRALGLRDWYDTLPDGLDTELPSGGGGLSAGEAQLLAFTRVFLRDPGLIILDEASSRLDPATERHLERAIDTLLRNRTAIIIAHRLSTVQRADEIMILEEGRIREYGEYENLVANRNSILFGLLRTGLEEFLA